From the Kogia breviceps isolate mKogBre1 chromosome 3, mKogBre1 haplotype 1, whole genome shotgun sequence genome, one window contains:
- the ZDHHC22 gene encoding palmitoyltransferase ZDHHC22: protein MLALRLLNVVAPAYFLCISLVTFVLQLFLFLPSMREDPSAARLLSPALLHGAFFLFLSTNALGNYVLVIQNSPDDLDAGQGTAARRALCPPPSTHFCRVCARVTLRHDHHCFFTGNCIGSRNMRNFILFCLYTSLACLYSMVAGVAYISAVLSISFAHPLAFLTLLPTSISQFFSGAVLGPEMFVILMLYLWFAVGLACAGFCCHQLLLILRGQTRHQVRKGVAVRARPWRKNLQEVFGKRWLLGLLVPMFNVGSESSKQRDK from the exons ATGCTGGCCCTGAGGCTGCTCAACGTGGTGGCCCCTGCCTACTTCCTGTGCATCTCCCTGGTGACCTTCGTGCTGcagctcttcctcttcctgcctaGTATGCGTGAGGACCCCTCGGCCGCCCGGCTCTTGTCACCTGCGCTGCTCCATGGGGCATTCTTCCTGTTCCTCTCAACCAACGCCCTGGGGAATTATGTCCTGGTCATCCAGAACTCCCCAGACGACCTGGACGCCGGCCAGGGGACCGCAGCCAGGAGGGCCCTGTGCCCTCCGCCCAGCACCCACTTCTGCCGAGTGTGTGCCAGAGTCACCCTGAGGCACGACCATCACTGTTTCTTCACCGGCAACTGCATCGGAAGCAGGAACATGCGCAACTTCATCCTGTTCTGCCTCTACACCTCCCTGGCCTGCCTCTACTCCATGGTGGCCGGCGTGGCCTACATCTCCGCAGTCCTTTCCATCTCCTTCGCCCACCCCCTGGCCTTCCTCACGCTCCTGCCCACCTCCATCAGCCAGTTCTTCTCCG GAGCTGTCCTGGGTCCTGAAATGTTCGTCATCCTCATGCTCTACCTCTGGTTTGCCGTCGGCCTGGCCTGCGCTGGCTTCTGCTGCCATCAGCTGCTGTTGATCCTCCGGGGGCAGACCCGCCACCAGGTGCGGAAGGGGGTGGCAGTGAGGGCCCGGCCTTGGCGCAAGAACTTACAGGAGGTCTTCGGAAAGAGGTGGCTCCTGGGCCTGCTGGTCCCCATGTTCAATGTTGGAAGTGAGAGCTCCAAGCAGCGGGACAAGTAG